One Streptomyces sp. NBC_00223 genomic window carries:
- a CDS encoding phosphotransferase enzyme family protein, with amino-acid sequence MKGTAKRPPALTALLRRYEHAGTPLTCDPVPQGLLNQGWRITTTRGVFFLKQYIAPDTADPGIIVRQHRATRGLVRLGVPAAAPLADEDGHTVATIGGHGYALFPWIDGRHREGTELSEVQSQRLGDLLGRVHTGLARVQPPAHAGRHPSADPGRTHAQIDQLLALVRGHRPYDSFDELAEHRLLERRSLLRRHAHRRPPAAEGQVSGWVHGDFHPLNLLYRGEEPAAIVDWDRLGVRPRAEEAVRAAAIFFVHPVDGCLDLGKVREYARAYRRAAGIAVAEVAAAVHRVWWERLNDFWMLHWRYQRRDQRSDPLFPAASALAVWWTQEFGAVRDAFTD; translated from the coding sequence GTGAAGGGCACGGCAAAGCGGCCGCCCGCGCTGACCGCTCTGCTGCGCCGCTACGAGCATGCGGGTACCCCGCTGACCTGCGATCCAGTCCCCCAGGGCTTGCTCAACCAGGGCTGGCGGATCACCACTACCAGGGGTGTTTTCTTCCTCAAGCAATACATTGCCCCGGATACGGCCGATCCGGGGATCATCGTGCGGCAGCACCGGGCGACAAGGGGCCTGGTCAGACTGGGTGTACCGGCCGCCGCGCCGCTCGCGGACGAGGACGGGCACACGGTCGCCACGATCGGCGGCCACGGTTACGCGCTGTTCCCCTGGATCGACGGCAGACACCGCGAGGGCACCGAACTCAGCGAGGTCCAGTCGCAGCGGCTGGGCGACCTGCTCGGCCGGGTGCACACCGGCCTCGCCCGGGTCCAGCCGCCCGCGCACGCCGGGCGCCATCCGAGCGCCGACCCGGGCCGTACCCACGCCCAGATCGACCAACTGCTCGCGCTGGTCCGCGGACACCGGCCGTACGACTCCTTCGACGAGCTGGCCGAGCACCGGCTGCTGGAGCGCCGCTCGCTGCTGAGGCGCCACGCCCACCGGCGGCCGCCCGCCGCGGAAGGGCAGGTCAGCGGCTGGGTGCACGGCGACTTCCACCCGCTCAACCTGCTCTACCGCGGCGAGGAGCCGGCCGCGATCGTGGACTGGGACCGCCTGGGCGTACGCCCGCGCGCGGAGGAAGCGGTCAGGGCGGCCGCGATCTTCTTCGTGCACCCGGTGGACGGCTGTCTCGACCTGGGGAAGGTACGGGAGTACGCCCGCGCGTACCGGCGGGCGGCGGGGATCGCCGTCGCGGAGGTGGCCGCCGCCGTGCACCGGGTGTGGTGGGAGCGGCTGAACGACTTCTGGATGCTGCACTGGCGCTACCAGCGGCGCGATCAGCGCTCCGACCCGCTCTTCCCGGCCGCCTCCGCGCTCGCGGTGTGGTGGACGCAGGAGTTCGGGGCGGTCCGGGACGCCTTCACCGACTAG
- a CDS encoding response regulator transcription factor, which yields MDGNGSIRVFLLDDHEVVRRGVHHLLSGGREDGDGSGIEIVGEAANAAEAMAGIPAVHPDVALLDVRLPDASGVEVCRDIRSHDPSVKCLMLTSYADEEAVFDAVMAGASGYVPKVIRGDELTAAVRAVATGKSLLDPSAAREVLERLRKGGTRAGAATGPAGEAEAPGASPGREARSGAAGLTDVERRTLDLIGEGLTNLQIGERLGLAEKAVKKQVASLLTKLGMEPRSPLADVYTTRTHGGGGRGGGGGGDASHGER from the coding sequence GTGGACGGAAACGGAAGTATCCGGGTATTCCTGCTCGACGATCACGAGGTGGTCAGGCGAGGCGTTCACCACCTGCTGTCCGGCGGGCGCGAGGACGGTGACGGCTCCGGCATCGAGATCGTCGGCGAGGCGGCGAACGCGGCCGAGGCGATGGCCGGCATCCCCGCCGTACACCCGGATGTCGCACTGCTGGACGTACGGCTGCCCGACGCCAGCGGGGTCGAGGTGTGCCGCGACATCCGCTCGCACGACCCGTCGGTGAAGTGCCTGATGCTGACCTCCTACGCGGACGAGGAGGCGGTCTTCGACGCGGTCATGGCGGGCGCGTCCGGTTACGTGCCGAAGGTGATCCGCGGCGACGAGCTGACCGCGGCGGTCAGGGCCGTGGCCACCGGGAAGTCGCTGCTCGACCCGTCGGCGGCGCGCGAGGTGCTGGAACGGCTGCGGAAGGGGGGCACCCGGGCCGGGGCCGCCACCGGGCCGGCCGGCGAGGCCGAGGCTCCCGGGGCCTCCCCGGGCCGGGAGGCCCGTTCGGGGGCCGCCGGGCTGACGGACGTGGAGCGGCGGACCCTGGACCTGATCGGCGAGGGGCTGACCAACCTCCAGATCGGGGAGCGGCTGGGGCTGGCAGAGAAGGCCGTGAAGAAGCAGGTCGCGTCGCTGCTGACCAAACTGGGGATGGAGCCGCGGTCGCCGCTCGCGGACGTGTACACGACGCGGACGCACGGGGGCGGAGGCCGAGGCGGCGGCGGAGGCGGCGACGCCTCGCACGGGGAGCGCTGA
- the pdhA gene encoding pyruvate dehydrogenase (acetyl-transferring) E1 component subunit alpha, which yields MSVKSTAAGGPPAKGRGRTTRGGAKRRGGEPGLVQLLTPEGERVEHSEYSIDLTPEELRGLYRDMVLTRRFDAEAITLQRQGELGLWASLLGQEAAQIGSGRATRPDDYVFPTYREHGVAWTRDVDPLNLLGMFRGVNHGGWDPNENNFQLYTIVIGSQTLHATGYAMGVAKDGADSAVIAYFGDGASSQGDVAEAFTFAAVYNAPVVFFCQNNQWAISEPTEKQSRVPIYQRAAGYGFPGVRVDGNDVLAVLAVTRAALEHARSGQGPMLVEAFTYRMGAHTTTDDPTRYRSDEEREEWASKDPIERLRVHLDKEGVADEAFYADLAAESDALAKRVREGVRNMPNPDTMAIFENVYADGHALVDEERAQFAAYQASFEDAAAHGNGKGH from the coding sequence GTGAGCGTGAAGAGCACTGCCGCTGGGGGCCCCCCCGCCAAGGGCAGGGGGAGGACCACCCGCGGTGGCGCGAAGCGCCGTGGGGGCGAGCCCGGGCTCGTACAGCTGCTGACCCCCGAGGGCGAGCGCGTCGAGCACAGCGAGTACTCCATCGACCTGACGCCGGAAGAGCTGCGTGGCCTGTACCGCGACATGGTGCTGACCCGCCGTTTCGACGCCGAGGCGATCACCCTGCAACGGCAGGGAGAGCTGGGGCTGTGGGCCTCACTGCTGGGCCAGGAGGCCGCCCAGATCGGTTCGGGACGGGCCACCCGCCCGGACGACTATGTCTTCCCGACCTACCGCGAGCACGGGGTCGCCTGGACCCGTGACGTGGACCCGCTGAACCTGCTGGGCATGTTCCGCGGGGTCAACCACGGGGGATGGGACCCCAACGAGAACAACTTCCAGCTGTACACGATCGTCATCGGCTCGCAGACCCTGCACGCCACCGGCTACGCCATGGGCGTCGCCAAGGACGGCGCGGACTCGGCGGTCATCGCGTACTTCGGCGACGGCGCGTCCAGCCAGGGCGACGTCGCGGAGGCGTTCACCTTCGCGGCCGTCTACAACGCGCCCGTGGTGTTCTTCTGCCAGAACAACCAGTGGGCGATCTCCGAGCCGACCGAGAAGCAGTCCCGGGTGCCGATCTACCAGCGCGCGGCCGGCTACGGCTTCCCCGGCGTCCGGGTCGACGGCAATGACGTGCTCGCGGTCCTCGCGGTCACCCGGGCGGCCCTGGAGCACGCCCGCAGTGGTCAGGGCCCGATGCTGGTCGAGGCGTTCACCTACCGGATGGGCGCGCACACCACGACCGACGACCCGACCCGCTACCGCAGCGACGAGGAACGCGAGGAGTGGGCGTCGAAGGACCCGATCGAGCGGCTGCGCGTCCACCTCGACAAGGAGGGCGTGGCCGACGAGGCGTTCTACGCCGATCTGGCGGCCGAGAGCGACGCGCTCGCCAAGCGGGTGCGCGAGGGTGTGCGGAACATGCCGAACCCCGACACCATGGCGATCTTCGAGAACGTCTACGCCGACGGGCACGCGCTCGTCGACGAGGAGCGCGCGCAGTTCGCCGCCTACCAGGCCTCTTTCGAGGACGCGGCCGCGCACGGCAACGGAAAGGGGCACTGA
- a CDS encoding alpha-ketoacid dehydrogenase subunit beta — translation MTQMAIAKALNESLRKALDSDPKVLIMGEDVGRLGGVFRITDGLHKDFGEGRVIDTPLAESGIVGTAIGLALRGYRPVVEIQFDGFVFPAYDQIVTQLAKMHARALGKVKLPVVIRIPYGGGIGAVEHHSESPETLFAHIPGLKVVTPSNPNDAYWMLQQAIECDDPVIFFEPKRRYWDKGEVDTSAVPGHLHKAVVAQQGTDLTLAAYGPMVKVCLEAAAAAANEGRSLEVVDLRSLSPIDFDTIQESAEKTGRLIVVHEAPVFYGAGAEIAARITERSFYHLEAPVLRVGGFHAPYPPARLEEEYLPGLDRVLDAVDRALAF, via the coding sequence ATGACCCAGATGGCCATCGCCAAGGCCCTCAACGAGTCGTTGCGCAAGGCGCTCGACAGCGACCCGAAGGTCCTCATCATGGGTGAGGACGTCGGCCGGCTCGGCGGCGTCTTCCGGATCACCGACGGTCTGCACAAGGACTTCGGGGAGGGCCGGGTCATCGACACCCCGCTCGCCGAGTCCGGCATCGTCGGCACCGCGATCGGTCTGGCCCTGCGCGGCTACCGCCCGGTCGTGGAGATCCAGTTCGACGGCTTCGTCTTCCCCGCGTACGACCAGATCGTCACCCAGCTGGCCAAGATGCACGCCCGCGCGCTCGGCAAGGTCAAGCTGCCGGTCGTCATCCGCATCCCGTACGGCGGCGGCATCGGCGCGGTCGAGCACCACAGCGAGTCGCCCGAGACGCTCTTCGCGCACATTCCGGGCCTGAAGGTCGTCACGCCGTCCAACCCGAACGACGCCTACTGGATGCTCCAGCAGGCCATCGAGTGCGACGACCCGGTGATCTTCTTCGAGCCGAAGCGGCGCTACTGGGACAAGGGCGAGGTCGACACCTCCGCCGTCCCCGGCCACCTGCACAAGGCGGTCGTGGCCCAGCAGGGCACGGATCTGACCCTCGCCGCCTACGGGCCGATGGTGAAGGTGTGCCTGGAGGCGGCGGCCGCGGCCGCGAACGAGGGCCGGAGCCTGGAGGTGGTGGACCTGCGGTCGCTGTCTCCGATCGACTTCGACACCATCCAGGAGTCCGCCGAGAAGACCGGCCGGCTGATCGTGGTGCACGAGGCCCCGGTGTTCTACGGCGCCGGAGCCGAGATCGCCGCCCGGATCACCGAGCGCAGCTTCTACCACCTGGAGGCCCCGGTGCTGCGGGTGGGCGGCTTCCACGCGCCGTACCCGCCGGCCCGCCTGGAGGAGGAGTACCTCCCGGGCCTGGACCGCGTACTCGACGCCGTCGACCGCGCGCTGGCGTTCTGA